CAGGATTTCTGGGGTTCGGGCATTGACGGCGGTTCAGAGCAGAAGCGGATTATTGCAGAACTCGAGCCGGCAGATCAGGATACCGTGCTTACCAAATGGCGCTATAGTGCGTTTCAGAAAACAAATCTGCTGGAGCAGTTTAGACAAATGGGCAGGGATCAAATGATGATTACCGGTATTTACGCTCATATCGGCTGTCTCTTGACTGCTGCGGAAGCCTATATGCAGGAGATCAAGCCATTCTATGTCGCAGACGCAGTGGCAGATTTCTCAGAGGATTATCACAAGCTGGCTCTCAAGTATGCTTCCGAGCGTTGTGCAATGGTGGTGTCAACCGAGCAGCTAGTGGATGAATTGCAGGGGATACAAGCTCAGAAGAGCACGGTATCGGATAATCAATGGTCAAAGGAACAACTGCGTAACCAAATTGCGAATCTCATGGGAATCGACAAGTCTGAACTGAATGATCATGAAGATCTGACCCTGCTTGGGCTGGATTCCATCCGAATCATGACACTGGTTGAGGAATGGAGATCCTCTGGAATAGAGATAACCTTTGTTGATCTATTGGACAAGCCAACGATTGCAGAATGGTCGGACATGCTGACTGAGCTGGCAGGGGCAGGCAAGCCTGAAGAAGTTAACAAATCACTTCCCAATCTGGACTATATGCTGAAATAGGAGGGGATGGAGTTGACGGTTGAAACGAATTCAAATAACAGGATTCCGATGACGGAAGCGCAAGCGGGGATATGGTATGCTCAGCAGCTTGATCCAGATAACCCCATTTATAATACAGCGGAATGCATTGAGATTCAGGGACCTCTCGATCAGGATAAATTTGAGATGGCAGTTCGGCAGATGGTAGAGGAATCAGGTACGTTAACCGTGACCTTTGAAGAAGGAGAAGAAGGACCTTATCAGTTAATCCGTACGGATATGAAATGGGATCTAGAGATCATTGATGTCAGTGATCTTTCCAATCCTGAGCAGACAGCACTGAATTGGATGCAGATGGACCTGAGGACGCCTGTAGACCTGAGAAGTGATCTTATCTTTGCCGAGGCTCTATTTAGGCTGGGTAATGACCGCTATTATTGGTATCAGCGTGTGCATCACATCGCGATCGATGGATTTGGCGTAACACTGCTTCTAAGAAGAGCAGCCCAAATCTACACTGCACTAGTTCAGAACGAGCAGCCGGTACCAAGCAAATTCGGCTCTATATCTTCCATACTTCAAATGGAGAATGCCTACAGAACTTCTGAGCAAAGAGCCGCGGCCCGCGATTTCTGGCTGGAGAAGTACAAGGATGGGATCGAAATCGCTAGTCTTGCTCAGGAAGCAGCGGCAACGGGTCAAGCGAATTCCTTTTTTCGTGAAAGCTTGTATCTGACAGAATCCTGCTGCCAGAGTCTTCAGCGAGCCTCCAAAAATACAGGATCGGTATGGAGTGAAGTTATCGTTGCTGCCATCGCCGCCTATATGCACCGTCTGACGGGGTCAAAGGAGATTGTATTTGGACTGCCCATGATGAACCGAACGGGTTCTGGAGCTCTGTCTGTTCCCACTACAGTAATGAATGTGATTCCGCTTCACTTGCAATTGCAGGAAGGGCATTCTTTCACAGCATTGATTCAGCAGACAGCTTCTCGTATGAGGGAAGTACGACAGCACCAAAGCTATCGGCATGAGGAGTTAAGGCGAGACTTGAAGCTTAATTTAAAGGCCCAGAACTTATATGGACCAATCATTAATATTATGCCTTTTGAGTCGACTTTGAAATGGGGCGGGCACACGACAGGCCTTGTTCATAATCTGGCTGCTGGACCTGTGGAGAATTTGACATTTAACCTATACGGATCTGCGGATGGGAAAAAGCTGAGATTGGATATCGACGCTAATCCTCAGCTCTATAGTAAGGAAGAAATACATCAGCATCTGCTCAGGCTTAGTGCTTATATTGAAAATCTGGCGAGTCATCGTACGGATGACTATTTCCGGCATACTGAGGTTCTCCTTCCTGAGGAGAAAGAACTCGTATTGTATGAATGGAACAGAACAAAGGATTCTGTGAATGATGCGAAGCACGTCATCGCGTGGTTTGAAGAACAGGCAGATAAAACTCCTGATCATACAGCAATTACCTATAACAACGAATCAGTAACCTATCATGAGTTAAGTGTTCGAGTGAATCGGCTCGCAAGGCTGCTGATCAAGAAGGGAGCAGGGCCAGAAGAATTAGTAGCCATTCTGTTGAACAGATCCGTGGATATGGTCGTATCCATGCTGGCGGTTCTGAAGTCCGGCGCTGCATATTTGCCCTTAGACCCTGAATTTCCAGATGATCGGCTGGAGTACATGCTTCACGACTCTAAACCACTCTTGTTGATTACTGAGCATGAAATGAAAGAAAGAACCTTTGTACCGGATCAGCTCTCCTTGCTTGTGGCGGATGATCCCCTGCTTGCTGCAGAGCTGTCTGCTTCTGCAGGGCATCCATTCACAGCGCATGAGAAGGTAGGAGCTAGGTCCGTATCCCCCGAGCATCCGGCTTATGTCATCTATACTTCCGGTTCAACGGGCAAGCCAAAGGGAGTCGTTGTCACTCGAGGCGGAGTCAGTAATTTCCTTCTAGCCATGCAGAATTTGCTTCAGGTGAACTCCTCGGATCGACTGCTTGCGGTAACAAC
This sequence is a window from Paenibacillus urinalis. Protein-coding genes within it:
- a CDS encoding isochorismatase family protein; this translates as MAIPKIKSYSMPVNADLPENKVEWQIDPNKAVLLIHDMQQYFVDAFTKEESPVTELVANITRLREAAHQLGIPVIYSAQPGGQTLEQRGLLQDFWGSGIDGGSEQKRIIAELEPADQDTVLTKWRYSAFQKTNLLEQFRQMGRDQMMITGIYAHIGCLLTAAEAYMQEIKPFYVADAVADFSEDYHKLALKYASERCAMVVSTEQLVDELQGIQAQKSTVSDNQWSKEQLRNQIANLMGIDKSELNDHEDLTLLGLDSIRIMTLVEEWRSSGIEITFVDLLDKPTIAEWSDMLTELAGAGKPEEVNKSLPNLDYMLK